The proteins below are encoded in one region of Micromonospora sp. DSM 45708:
- a CDS encoding ABC transporter permease has product MTTTTHPAATPPRTRAPRPGARPFGLVRHSLALAGRSLIKTLRTPEQLLDVTLQPIVFVLIFVYLLGGAISGSQHEYLEFLLPAIMVQTVLFASVATGVSLNTDIEKGVFDRFRSLPIARSAPLVGSVVGDLVRFVVSIVVLFTFGYAIGFRIGTDPLSTLAACLLTIAFAFAVSWVGVLLGVLMRSPSAVQGTAFLVMFPLTFGTNMMAPTDTMPGWLQWWVGVNPVADVMTAARGLILGGPVAGPVTRSLIWTVAIIAVCAPLAVRAYRRRA; this is encoded by the coding sequence GACCACGCACCCGGCGGCGACGCCGCCCCGGACCCGCGCGCCCCGGCCCGGCGCCCGCCCGTTCGGGCTGGTCCGGCACAGCCTCGCGCTCGCCGGCCGCAGCCTGATCAAGACGCTCCGCACGCCGGAGCAGCTCCTCGACGTGACGCTCCAACCGATCGTCTTCGTGCTGATCTTCGTCTACCTGCTGGGCGGCGCGATCTCCGGCTCGCAGCACGAGTACCTGGAGTTCCTGCTCCCGGCGATCATGGTGCAGACCGTGCTGTTCGCGTCCGTCGCGACCGGCGTCAGCCTCAACACCGACATCGAGAAGGGCGTCTTCGACAGGTTCCGCAGCCTGCCGATCGCCCGGTCCGCGCCGCTTGTCGGCTCCGTGGTCGGCGACCTGGTGCGGTTCGTGGTCTCGATCGTGGTGCTGTTCACGTTCGGCTACGCCATCGGCTTCCGGATCGGCACCGATCCGCTGTCCACGCTGGCGGCGTGCCTGCTGACCATCGCGTTCGCGTTCGCGGTGAGCTGGGTCGGGGTGCTGCTCGGCGTGCTGATGCGCAGCCCGAGCGCGGTGCAGGGGACCGCGTTCCTGGTGATGTTCCCGCTGACGTTCGGCACCAACATGATGGCGCCGACCGACACGATGCCCGGCTGGTTGCAGTGGTGGGTCGGCGTGAACCCGGTGGCCGACGTGATGACCGCGGCGCGGGGCCTGATCCTCGGCGGTCCGGTCGCCGGACCGGTGACCCGGTCACTGATCTGGACCGTGGCGATCATCGCGGTCTGCGCGCCGCTGGCCGTCCGGGCCTACCGGCGCCGCGCCTGA